In Juglans regia cultivar Chandler chromosome 13, Walnut 2.0, whole genome shotgun sequence, the DNA window TTGCCAAAGCTCTTGAACCACATCACCCCATCAACCACATTCAGATCCACAACTTCCATCCCAGCAATCAAGACCTCTTCTCTCTGAACAACAGCATCCACAACCACAGCATTGCTTTGGCTCTCActcttttcacatgaaaatacTTGTTCCCATTTTTGCTCCAGGGTTATCTCGTAGTACATCGATCTGGTCATTTGATCTTTCGGTGATCCTTCCCTTATAAACATGAAAGGAGAATACCACCTTCCCACAACCACGTTTTGAGAACTCTTATACGATAGCGGGAAGCTGAAATCCGGGAGGCGAGCACGGAGGGCAGTGTCTAGGCCCGGTGCTTCACCTAAACTGAAATTTCGGGGAGTTGAGGTACGCACATGCCACCCTCTTCTTGCGAGGAACCGGGGAAGGAATCCATCTGGAGCTATGGGTTTGGCAACAAAACCAGACCTTCCACATGAAGTTTCGTTGGGATGAATCTCGAATTGCTGGTGCATCTCGTTGGGATCCAAAGGTTTTGGCGGTACATCCTTAATATAGTTGAAGCAGCAACAGGTTCCCTTGTCATCTTCCTTGGAATTTGCATATGCTTCCCTACAAGACCATTTTGAACGGTACATGAGTCGAATTATTCATAAGCAATTCAGGATCAACTTACACGATAAACTTAACTTTGAGTTTGATCCGTTAAGTAGATTAATCGAAActtgaattaaaattacatgataTACCTTAGCTAGATATATAGCTAGATAGTGAATTAATTAAATCTTTAAGTTCGTAGGGGATAAATTGTGATAAAAGGATAGAATTAGTCCAACCCATGATAGAATAAAAAGCCACCATGcaaagagggaagagaggaagagacaAAAACCTGCTAAGATGGAGAAATAAAACAATGAAGTGATTTCTGTCTGATTATATAT includes these proteins:
- the LOC109008154 gene encoding uncharacterized protein LOC109008154 isoform X2 — protein: MKKPSLLVVSDCARVIRSRTCLSLRTRNSRSTIQREAARTSREAYANSKEDDKGTCCCFNYIKDVPPKPLDPNEMHQQFEIHPNETSCGRSGFVAKPIAPDGFLPRFLARRGWHVRTSTPRNFSLGEAPGLDTALRARLPDFSFPLSYKSSQNVVVGRWYSPFMFIREGSPKDQMTRSMYYEITLEQKWEQVFSCEKSESQSNAVVVDAVVQREEVLIAGMEVVDLNVVDGVMWFKSFGNGGAEVSIGLSMLVVERMKWEQIRVGWVGGNERQVALKRVEEFGGSAGEWIKFGFYVLVERFVVKRMDGRLVLTYDFKHINQTRTKWE
- the LOC109008154 gene encoding uncharacterized protein LOC109008154 isoform X1, whose protein sequence is MYVTRFLSDYQKDPSSLFLPPPEGPNSGVLVIQDEEAEPTCCFGLCKSHTITDLPFPQNKKLTLHYSTGSGQNQQVETFYTALIPVLNQPLSSNRYYAIKSRGRHKGEAYANSKEDDKGTCCCFNYIKDVPPKPLDPNEMHQQFEIHPNETSCGRSGFVAKPIAPDGFLPRFLARRGWHVRTSTPRNFSLGEAPGLDTALRARLPDFSFPLSYKSSQNVVVGRWYSPFMFIREGSPKDQMTRSMYYEITLEQKWEQVFSCEKSESQSNAVVVDAVVQREEVLIAGMEVVDLNVVDGVMWFKSFGNGGAEVSIGLSMLVVERMKWEQIRVGWVGGNERQVALKRVEEFGGSAGEWIKFGFYVLVERFVVKRMDGRLVLTYDFKHINQTRTKWE